One genomic region from Granulicatella adiacens ATCC 49175 encodes:
- the serS gene encoding serine--tRNA ligase, whose translation MLDMKRIRENFEEVATALENRGVDRATVEELRNLDEERRALITKTEQLKQYRNTVTEEISLLKRNKEDASAKIAEMKQVGEDIKETDVLLAEVEEKVEYIASRLPNTAAEGVPVGADETENVEVRREGTPRVFDFEPKPHWEVAEALDILDFERGAKVSGSRFLYYKGLGARLERAIYNYMLDLHVEKHGYTEMITPYMVNEQSMYGTGQFPKFKEDVFQLTDERNLTLIPTAEVPLTNYYANEILDEAQLPIYFTALSPSFRSEAGSAGRDTRGLIRLHQFNKVEMVKFAKPEDSFDELEKMTDNAEDVLRGLGLPFRTIVLCTGDMGFSAAKTYDVEVWIPAQDTYREISSCSNCVDFQARRAKIRFRREDSGKIELVHTLNGSGLAVGRTVAAILENYQNEDGSVTIPEALVPYMGGVTKIG comes from the coding sequence ATGTTAGATATGAAACGCATTCGTGAAAATTTTGAAGAAGTGGCAACAGCTCTAGAAAACCGCGGTGTAGACCGTGCGACAGTAGAAGAGTTACGCAACTTGGATGAAGAACGTCGTGCACTCATCACGAAAACAGAACAATTAAAACAATACCGTAATACAGTGACGGAAGAGATTTCTCTTCTTAAACGAAATAAGGAAGATGCTAGTGCTAAAATCGCTGAAATGAAACAAGTCGGTGAAGACATCAAAGAAACAGATGTTTTATTAGCAGAAGTGGAAGAAAAAGTAGAATACATCGCATCTCGCTTACCAAACACAGCTGCAGAAGGTGTACCAGTAGGGGCAGATGAAACAGAAAACGTAGAAGTTCGTCGTGAAGGAACTCCACGCGTATTCGACTTCGAACCAAAACCTCACTGGGAAGTAGCAGAAGCGCTAGATATTTTAGACTTCGAACGTGGAGCTAAAGTATCAGGAAGCCGTTTCTTATACTACAAAGGCCTTGGAGCTCGCTTAGAACGTGCCATCTACAACTACATGCTTGATTTACACGTGGAAAAACATGGCTACACAGAAATGATCACACCATACATGGTAAATGAACAATCAATGTACGGAACAGGTCAATTCCCTAAATTCAAAGAAGATGTGTTCCAATTAACAGACGAACGCAACTTAACATTAATCCCAACAGCGGAAGTGCCATTAACAAACTACTACGCAAACGAAATTTTAGACGAAGCGCAATTACCGATTTACTTCACTGCGCTTAGCCCATCTTTCCGTTCTGAAGCAGGTAGCGCCGGTCGTGACACTCGTGGTTTAATTCGTCTTCACCAATTTAATAAGGTAGAAATGGTGAAATTCGCGAAACCAGAAGATTCATTTGATGAATTAGAAAAAATGACAGACAACGCGGAAGATGTACTGCGCGGATTAGGATTACCATTCCGTACGATTGTGTTATGTACAGGAGACATGGGATTCTCAGCAGCGAAAACATACGATGTAGAAGTGTGGATTCCAGCGCAAGATACGTACCGTGAAATCAGTTCTTGCTCAAACTGCGTGGACTTCCAAGCGCGTCGTGCGAAAATTCGTTTCCGTCGTGAAGATAGTGGCAAGATTGAATTAGTGCATACATTAAATGGATCAGGACTTGCAGTTGGACGTACAGTTGCTGCTATTCTTGAAAATTACCAAAATGAAGATGGTAGTGTGACGATTCCAGAAGCGCTTGTACCATACATGGGCGGCGTTACAAAAATTGGATAA
- a CDS encoding serine hydrolase, with protein MKGPRKWMKKFVCALSIFAMSATSFTPVIYAQDAAKEKEEAAAIQDVQSYIAIEQTSGKILMQNNQDEVRGIASMSKMISQYLILESIKKGEITWETKIPISARANQLSANYNLSNVPLWPNEKYTIKELFDAISIYSANAATLAIAEYIGGSEANWIERMKAKLNEWGIKDATIINVTGLPNKYGGSEKNPAFGDEDENSMSARSVAIIAKNLVNDFPEILKISSIPTQTFRPNGSGTTKMDNFNYLLPGLLFEYEGVTGLKTGTSESGGASITTTATRNGFSVIVVSMGSKEPLNRFKVTRHLLDELFKKYEGLIVGSPGKSVQNLAPIPLEGGTEETLSVDYGKPFVAAVPKGTALSQIKIGFIPLDELKTEDGKVKAPVQAGQTVGTLTFEMPGENLGYVDGKDHGTVEALAAYDVEQSNVVTESVRGAKGFVGQVVQKVQNFFGNVWSEIQNVFTPTASK; from the coding sequence ATGAAAGGTCCTCGTAAATGGATGAAAAAATTCGTGTGTGCCCTTAGCATTTTTGCTATGAGTGCTACGAGTTTTACTCCAGTTATTTATGCGCAAGATGCCGCAAAAGAAAAAGAAGAAGCAGCTGCGATTCAAGATGTACAAAGCTACATTGCAATCGAGCAAACGAGCGGAAAAATTTTGATGCAAAACAATCAAGATGAAGTTCGTGGAATTGCTTCAATGAGTAAAATGATTTCACAATATTTAATTTTAGAATCGATTAAAAAAGGAGAAATCACTTGGGAAACAAAGATCCCAATTAGTGCCAGAGCCAATCAATTAAGTGCCAATTATAATTTATCCAATGTGCCACTATGGCCAAATGAAAAATATACAATCAAAGAACTCTTTGATGCGATCTCAATCTATTCAGCCAACGCAGCAACTCTTGCAATTGCCGAATACATTGGTGGTTCCGAAGCGAATTGGATTGAACGGATGAAAGCAAAATTAAACGAGTGGGGCATTAAGGACGCGACAATTATTAATGTAACAGGATTACCGAATAAATACGGTGGCAGCGAAAAAAATCCAGCTTTTGGAGACGAAGACGAAAATAGTATGTCTGCTCGTTCGGTTGCGATTATTGCTAAAAATTTAGTGAATGATTTCCCCGAGATTTTGAAGATTTCATCAATTCCAACCCAAACTTTCCGTCCAAATGGATCAGGAACGACTAAAATGGATAACTTCAATTACTTACTTCCAGGGCTCTTATTTGAGTATGAAGGGGTAACAGGATTGAAGACAGGAACGAGTGAATCCGGTGGAGCTTCAATTACGACAACAGCAACAAGAAATGGATTTTCTGTGATTGTGGTAAGCATGGGTTCTAAAGAGCCACTAAACCGATTTAAAGTCACCAGACATCTTTTAGATGAACTGTTCAAAAAGTATGAAGGACTTATTGTCGGTTCTCCAGGGAAATCCGTTCAAAATTTAGCGCCGATTCCTCTGGAAGGTGGAACGGAAGAAACACTGAGCGTTGACTATGGAAAACCTTTTGTTGCAGCCGTTCCAAAAGGGACAGCCCTTAGCCAAATTAAAATAGGCTTTATTCCGTTAGATGAGTTGAAAACAGAAGATGGAAAAGTAAAAGCGCCTGTTCAAGCAGGACAAACGGTCGGAACATTGACCTTTGAAATGCCAGGTGAAAATCTAGGATATGTAGATGGTAAGGATCACGGAACAGTAGAAGCATTAGCTGCTTACGATGTGGAGCAATCGAATGTGGTCACAGAAAGTGTCCGTGGAGCAAAAGGTTTTGTTGGACAAGTTGTTCAAAAAGTTCAAAACTTCTTTGGAAATGTATGGAGCGAAATTCAAAATGTATTTACGCCAACAGCCTCTAAATAA
- a CDS encoding DUF924 family protein — translation MIVSPQEVLEFWFKECEASDWFKKSEEFDAEIRTRFLPTYEAIVSGETVHWRKTSRGRLAEIIVLDQFSRNMFREDAKAFSADSLALMLAQEALPYWKELTVDEQGFLVMPFMHSESLWIHDWAAKWFDEPGLERRKKYEMAHRAIIEQFGRYPHRNQILGRKSTIEEEQFLEKHKGF, via the coding sequence ATGATTGTTTCGCCCCAAGAAGTATTAGAGTTCTGGTTTAAAGAATGTGAAGCTTCAGATTGGTTTAAAAAATCGGAGGAGTTTGATGCAGAAATTCGAACGAGATTTCTTCCCACTTATGAGGCTATCGTTTCAGGCGAAACGGTTCACTGGCGCAAGACCTCGCGAGGTCGTCTAGCCGAAATAATTGTTCTGGATCAATTCTCAAGAAATATGTTTCGTGAGGATGCAAAAGCGTTCTCTGCGGATTCTTTAGCCTTAATGCTTGCCCAGGAAGCTTTGCCTTATTGGAAGGAATTGACGGTGGACGAGCAAGGATTTCTTGTGATGCCTTTCATGCATTCAGAGTCTCTTTGGATTCATGATTGGGCTGCAAAATGGTTTGACGAACCTGGATTAGAACGTCGAAAAAAATATGAAATGGCTCATCGTGCGATTATTGAACAATTTGGTAGATATCCTCATCGAAATCAAATTTTAGGAAGAAAATCAACAATAGAAGAAGAACAATTTCTCGAAAAACATAAAGGGTTTTAA
- the larE gene encoding ATP-dependent sacrificial sulfur transferase LarE — protein MDEKEARLRELLKEVGKIVVPYSGGIDSSYLLKIAVDTLGRDNVIAAVVNSELFSDREFSEAIDLGTEMGARVLGLEMEELSDPHIASNTPNSWYYSKKMLYQTIKKNVEGEGFTVLSDGLIMDDINDYRPGVKARNEEGVRSLLQEAGLYKSEIRELAKRAGVTNWNKTPSCSLASRFPYGTRITPEKVEAVFKAEEYFAKRGFEPVRVRVHQDLARIEVGTDQIEKLVKNHEEINQMMQELGFLFVTVDLQGYKYGRMNDQLDEKTKKEAIG, from the coding sequence ATGGATGAAAAAGAAGCACGATTACGCGAATTGTTAAAAGAAGTGGGAAAAATTGTAGTACCTTATTCTGGAGGAATCGATAGTAGCTATTTATTGAAGATTGCAGTGGATACTCTAGGACGTGACAATGTGATTGCGGCAGTCGTGAACTCGGAATTGTTTTCTGACCGAGAGTTTAGTGAAGCAATCGATTTAGGAACAGAAATGGGTGCTCGTGTATTAGGGCTTGAAATGGAAGAGTTATCCGATCCGCACATTGCTTCAAACACTCCGAATAGTTGGTATTACAGTAAGAAAATGCTCTATCAAACCATCAAAAAGAATGTAGAAGGAGAAGGATTTACTGTTCTTTCAGATGGATTAATTATGGACGACATCAACGATTATCGTCCCGGTGTGAAGGCGCGTAATGAGGAAGGCGTGCGTAGTCTCTTACAAGAAGCTGGATTATATAAATCAGAAATTCGTGAATTAGCCAAACGTGCAGGAGTGACGAACTGGAATAAGACTCCTTCTTGCAGTTTAGCTTCTCGTTTTCCATATGGAACTCGCATTACTCCTGAAAAAGTAGAAGCGGTGTTTAAGGCGGAAGAATATTTTGCAAAACGTGGATTTGAACCAGTGCGTGTTCGAGTGCATCAAGATTTGGCTCGTATTGAAGTAGGGACAGACCAAATTGAAAAATTAGTTAAAAACCACGAAGAGATTAATCAGATGATGCAAGAGTTAGGCTTCTTATTTGTAACGGTCGATTTGCAAGGCTATAAATACGGAAGAATGAACGATCAGCTAGATGAAAAAACGAAGAAAGAAGCGATTGGATAA
- a CDS encoding Crp/Fnr family transcriptional regulator yields the protein MIIVCIGNCLRGVFNLNSEKYLIDFLEKENTPIIKKKKHMYLAYRGLEQAYTYVLIDGVVKTSIIMKDGREFNLEYVTPVDIVSLVRDEVSNYTSAPFNVRIESDEATFYRIPRIKFWEYVRDDKHLQDYIREYYRNKLSETIESLQYMTMNGKKGAVCSFLYKLMNQFGVEVEDGILIDFNVTNEDIAGFCGISTRNSVNRIIHDLKEEGVVEIHNQKLLILDKAYLEEFTGRESF from the coding sequence ATGATAATAGTGTGTATAGGAAATTGTCTTAGAGGAGTGTTCAATTTGAACAGTGAAAAATATTTAATCGATTTTTTAGAAAAAGAAAATACCCCTATTATAAAGAAGAAAAAACACATGTACCTGGCATACCGTGGATTGGAGCAGGCCTATACTTATGTACTGATTGATGGAGTAGTGAAGACTAGTATCATTATGAAAGATGGCCGAGAGTTCAATTTAGAGTACGTTACGCCCGTGGATATCGTTTCACTTGTTCGTGATGAGGTTTCTAACTATACATCAGCACCTTTTAACGTACGCATTGAGAGTGACGAGGCAACTTTCTACCGTATTCCACGCATTAAATTCTGGGAATATGTAAGAGATGATAAACACTTACAAGATTATATTCGGGAATATTACCGGAATAAATTGTCTGAAACCATTGAATCATTGCAATATATGACGATGAATGGGAAGAAAGGGGCGGTCTGTTCCTTCCTATATAAATTGATGAATCAATTTGGCGTGGAAGTAGAGGATGGAATTCTTATCGATTTTAACGTTACGAACGAAGATATTGCTGGCTTTTGTGGAATCTCCACTCGTAATAGCGTAAACCGCATTATTCATGATTTAAAAGAAGAAGGCGTCGTTGAAATTCATAATCAGAAATTACTGATTTTAGATAAAGCATACTTGGAAGAATTTACAGGTCGAGAAAGCTTTTAG
- the larA gene encoding nickel-dependent lactate racemase, protein MVEIKLPYDKKTITAVIPDKNFAGLLESKAENYHNPLSEQETVEKSMDNPIGSQTLEELAKGKKDIVLISSDHTRPVPSHIITPIILRRIRSVNPDARIRILVATGFHRPSTREELINKYGQEIVDNEEIVMHISTNDEDMVKIGQLPSGGDCIINRIAAEADLLIAEGFIESHFFAGFSGGRKSVLPGVASYKTIMANHSGDFIDSDKSRTGNLDHNPIHEDMLYAARTANLAFIVNVVLDGEKHIIGSFAGDMVEAHKVGCEFVRELAHVTKIPCDIAVSTNGGFPLDQNIYQAVKGMTAAEATNKEGGVIIMVAGCQDGHGGEGFYRNLADVKDPKDFLDQAINTPRLETVPDQWTSQILARILVHHHVIFVSDLVEPSLITNMHMELAKTFDEALARAFELQGADAKVTVIRDGLSVIVEDK, encoded by the coding sequence ATGGTTGAAATTAAACTACCTTACGACAAAAAGACAATTACTGCTGTAATTCCTGACAAAAACTTTGCAGGATTACTTGAATCGAAAGCGGAAAACTACCACAACCCACTTTCTGAACAAGAAACAGTGGAAAAATCAATGGATAACCCAATTGGTAGCCAAACATTAGAAGAATTAGCAAAAGGTAAAAAAGATATCGTATTAATCAGTTCTGACCATACACGTCCAGTCCCTTCACATATCATTACCCCTATCATTTTACGTCGTATCCGTAGCGTGAACCCTGACGCTCGTATCCGTATTTTAGTTGCGACTGGTTTCCACCGTCCTTCAACTCGCGAAGAGTTAATTAACAAATACGGTCAAGAAATCGTGGACAATGAAGAAATCGTAATGCACATTTCTACAAACGACGAAGACATGGTTAAAATCGGTCAACTTCCTTCAGGTGGTGACTGCATCATCAACCGTATCGCTGCTGAAGCAGACTTACTAATTGCTGAAGGATTTATCGAAAGCCACTTCTTCGCTGGATTCTCTGGCGGACGTAAATCAGTTCTTCCTGGTGTTGCTTCCTATAAAACAATTATGGCAAACCACAGTGGTGACTTTATCGACTCAGACAAATCACGTACTGGTAACTTAGACCATAACCCAATCCACGAAGATATGTTATACGCAGCACGTACTGCAAATTTAGCCTTCATCGTAAATGTTGTATTAGATGGTGAAAAACATATCATCGGTTCATTTGCCGGAGATATGGTTGAAGCTCATAAAGTGGGTTGCGAATTCGTTCGTGAATTAGCGCATGTAACTAAAATCCCTTGTGATATCGCCGTTTCAACAAATGGTGGTTTTCCACTAGACCAAAACATCTATCAAGCTGTTAAAGGGATGACTGCTGCCGAAGCAACAAACAAAGAAGGCGGCGTGATTATCATGGTTGCTGGATGTCAAGATGGTCACGGTGGTGAAGGTTTCTACCGTAACTTAGCAGATGTTAAAGACCCTAAAGATTTCTTAGACCAAGCAATTAACACTCCAAGACTTGAAACAGTTCCAGACCAATGGACTTCTCAAATCTTAGCGCGTATCCTAGTGCACCACCATGTAATCTTTGTATCTGACTTAGTTGAACCAAGTCTTATTACAAACATGCATATGGAATTAGCGAAAACATTTGACGAAGCTCTTGCACGTGCCTTCGAACTTCAAGGAGCAGACGCAAAAGTAACAGTTATCCGCGATGGATTATCTGTCATCGTCGAAGATAAATAA
- the larB gene encoding nickel pincer cofactor biosynthesis protein LarB, protein MKQEEILQQVKDGRLSVEEASTLLKGIEDIGYAAIDLSRQKRNGFPEIIYGEGKNIEQLIGIIRAMNEHKTAILATRVNAEKGEALSQAFPEGVYEPLGRTFVLNPIAPKHEHYIAVVTAGTSDIPVAEEAAVTAETFGNHVKRIYDVGVAGIHRLFNRLEDIQGASVVIVIAGMEGALVSVVGGLVDVPVIAVPTSIGYGTNLQGVTTLLSMLTSCASGVTVVNIDNGFGAAYSASMINNIRGGLA, encoded by the coding sequence ATGAAACAAGAAGAAATCCTACAACAAGTTAAAGATGGACGCCTCTCAGTTGAAGAAGCGTCCACCCTTCTGAAAGGGATTGAAGACATTGGGTACGCAGCCATTGATCTTTCTCGCCAAAAGCGCAATGGATTTCCAGAAATCATCTATGGTGAAGGAAAAAACATTGAGCAATTAATTGGCATCATCCGTGCAATGAATGAACATAAAACAGCCATTCTTGCGACACGCGTGAACGCTGAAAAAGGTGAAGCTCTGTCACAGGCTTTCCCTGAGGGCGTCTATGAACCTCTCGGACGTACCTTCGTCCTTAACCCAATCGCACCCAAACATGAACACTACATCGCAGTCGTTACAGCGGGTACAAGCGACATTCCTGTTGCCGAAGAAGCGGCTGTCACTGCGGAGACATTCGGAAATCACGTCAAACGTATTTACGACGTCGGAGTTGCAGGTATTCACCGCCTCTTCAATCGTCTCGAAGACATCCAAGGCGCTAGCGTCGTGATTGTCATCGCCGGTATGGAAGGTGCTCTTGTGAGTGTTGTCGGTGGGTTAGTAGACGTTCCTGTAATTGCCGTTCCAACCAGCATCGGATACGGAACGAATCTTCAAGGCGTGACGACTTTACTCAGCATGCTGACTTCTTGTGCAAGCGGCGTTACTGTCGTAAACATCGACAACGGCTTTGGCGCAGCCTATTCAGCAAGCATGATTAACAACATTCGAGGAGGACTCGCATGA
- the larC gene encoding nickel pincer cofactor biosynthesis protein LarC has product MSTLYLEPFSGLSGDMLNALLLDLGADRKHLEEALTTISLDGYHLHVDRIAKSSIWGTDFDVHMEHGEKDHGIAGDFDHHHHDHHHEHEHTHEHAHSHAHEEHTHAHTHEHSQPHDHHHHDHEHTHDGHSHKHTHSHHHHHGEVRGLKEIETIILSSGVSDFVKEKSLEVFRDIAQAEANVHQMPVEEIHFHEVGATDSIIDIMSFFILWETLDIDTVYSTAVTEGSGTITVAHGVMPVPVPAVMQLRLQTAIPFSQDFDIHTELVTPTGLALFKAIRPVFAQPSNLTATKVGYGFGKRDTGKFNALRGTLLEKSTHSHQVVTSNNDEIIQIDTTIDDQSGEELGYIMSLLLEEGALDVHYTPVYTKKNRPATHLTLLIQEGDLERFTAILFKQTSTIGFRYQNVQRKVMTRTFQTQQTSLGAVKVKKNKYGTFTKSTLEYEDCAKIAHETGLSIQAVYQQLIKEIH; this is encoded by the coding sequence ATGAGCACATTATATTTAGAACCATTTTCTGGGCTGAGCGGTGATATGCTAAATGCTCTTCTACTCGATTTAGGAGCCGACCGCAAGCATCTAGAAGAAGCCCTTACGACCATTTCGCTCGACGGTTACCATCTTCATGTAGACCGCATCGCGAAAAGCAGTATTTGGGGAACAGACTTCGATGTGCATATGGAACATGGTGAAAAAGACCATGGCATCGCTGGTGACTTTGACCATCACCATCATGACCATCACCATGAGCACGAACATACACATGAACATGCTCATTCACATGCGCACGAAGAACACACACATGCACACACGCATGAACATTCACAGCCACACGATCATCATCATCATGACCACGAACATACTCACGACGGTCATTCTCATAAGCATACACATAGTCATCATCACCATCACGGAGAAGTTCGTGGGTTGAAAGAAATCGAAACGATTATTCTTTCAAGTGGTGTCAGTGACTTTGTAAAAGAAAAAAGTTTGGAAGTATTCCGTGACATCGCACAAGCGGAAGCGAACGTACACCAAATGCCTGTGGAGGAAATTCACTTCCATGAGGTTGGCGCAACAGACTCTATCATCGACATCATGAGCTTCTTCATTTTGTGGGAAACACTCGACATCGATACGGTTTACAGCACTGCTGTCACAGAAGGTAGCGGAACAATTACCGTTGCACACGGAGTCATGCCTGTACCAGTACCTGCTGTAATGCAGTTAAGACTCCAAACTGCCATTCCATTCTCACAAGACTTTGACATTCATACAGAGCTTGTGACACCAACCGGCCTCGCTCTCTTTAAGGCCATCCGCCCAGTATTTGCACAACCTTCAAACCTAACTGCTACAAAAGTCGGTTATGGTTTTGGGAAACGTGACACGGGTAAATTCAACGCGTTACGCGGAACACTCTTAGAGAAAAGCACACATTCTCATCAAGTCGTGACTTCTAATAACGATGAAATCATTCAAATCGATACAACTATCGATGACCAAAGCGGTGAGGAACTTGGCTACATCATGAGCCTTTTATTAGAAGAAGGCGCGCTAGATGTGCATTACACTCCCGTTTACACAAAGAAAAACCGTCCGGCAACACATCTCACACTTCTCATCCAAGAAGGAGACCTCGAACGGTTTACAGCCATTTTATTTAAGCAAACTTCAACCATTGGCTTTCGTTATCAAAACGTCCAACGTAAAGTCATGACCCGCACTTTCCAGACGCAACAAACGAGCCTCGGAGCGGTGAAGGTAAAGAAAAACAAATACGGTACTTTTACAAAATCAACATTAGAATATGAAGACTGCGCCAAAATCGCCCACGAAACAGGATTATCGATTCAAGCCGTCTATCAACAATTAATAAAAGAAATACATTAA
- the larD gene encoding D/L-lactic acid transporter LarD, with the protein MDQTFMHLLLSEFMGTALMIIFGVGVHCDDVLKKTKYAGSGHLFAITTWAFGITVALFIFGGVSINPAMALAKVVLGVLPAEQFIPIASAEFLGAFVGAVIVWFMYADHFTASEGLVDGVAIRNIFSTNPNCRNLPRNYFVEAFATFIFLTAILATENVNKELLPIVVGLIVWAVGMGLGGTTGFAMNQARDLGPRLAYQLLPIKNKVNNDWQYGLLVPGTAPFVGAVCAAFFVRYYLGYFM; encoded by the coding sequence ATGGATCAAACATTTATGCATTTATTATTATCAGAATTTATGGGAACTGCCCTCATGATTATCTTCGGGGTCGGCGTACACTGTGATGACGTTTTGAAGAAAACAAAATACGCTGGATCAGGTCACTTATTCGCCATCACAACATGGGCATTCGGTATCACTGTTGCTTTATTCATCTTCGGTGGTGTAAGTATCAACCCTGCTATGGCGCTTGCTAAAGTGGTTTTAGGAGTACTTCCTGCAGAACAATTCATTCCAATTGCCAGCGCTGAATTCTTAGGCGCATTTGTTGGTGCGGTAATCGTATGGTTCATGTACGCAGACCACTTCACAGCTTCTGAAGGACTTGTTGATGGCGTTGCAATCCGTAACATCTTCTCAACCAACCCTAATTGCCGTAACTTACCACGTAACTACTTCGTCGAAGCATTTGCAACTTTCATTTTCTTAACAGCTATCTTAGCAACTGAAAATGTAAACAAAGAATTATTACCAATTGTGGTTGGTTTAATCGTATGGGCTGTCGGTATGGGTCTTGGAGGTACAACTGGATTCGCGATGAACCAAGCTCGTGACTTAGGACCTCGTCTTGCTTACCAATTATTACCAATCAAAAACAAAGTGAATAACGACTGGCAATATGGATTATTAGTACCTGGTACTGCTCCCTTCGTTGGTGCTGTTTGTGCTGCATTCTTCGTTCGTTACTACTTAGGTTACTTTATGTAA
- the yidD gene encoding membrane protein insertion efficiency factor YidD, with amino-acid sequence MKKIMIALVRGYQKWISPLFPPSCIYRPTCSSYTIQAVEKHGALKGVLMGCGRICRCHPFIRGGQDPVPDYFTLRRNKDYRKKIIDASKHNTAD; translated from the coding sequence ATGAAAAAAATCATGATTGCACTCGTGCGTGGATATCAAAAGTGGATCTCTCCCTTATTCCCGCCTTCATGTATCTACAGACCAACCTGCTCGAGCTATACGATTCAGGCGGTTGAAAAGCATGGAGCGCTGAAAGGCGTATTGATGGGGTGCGGACGCATTTGCCGATGCCATCCATTTATTCGCGGTGGCCAAGATCCCGTTCCAGACTATTTCACGCTAAGACGAAACAAGGATTACCGTAAGAAAATTATCGATGCAAGTAAACACAACACAGCTGACTAG
- a CDS encoding TVP38/TMEM64 family protein, with protein MDTSKAIELNRKIIRIVTVIGIILTIILGWLVAKNDYFAIDGPFRESIAHSGWVGILIFILIQITQVVYPIIPGGLTCVIGHIVFGPFYGWVYNFVGIMIGSCINFWLARRYGETLAKAFVDDDTYNKYIGYLDKGKHFERFFFGALVLPGFPDDFLCMVAGLSHMTFKKFVAICLIAKPVTLYVYTVIAAEGVEAFFRFIN; from the coding sequence GTGGATACATCAAAAGCAATCGAATTAAATCGTAAAATTATACGAATCGTGACCGTTATCGGGATTATTTTAACCATTATTTTAGGATGGCTAGTCGCAAAAAATGATTATTTTGCGATAGACGGACCGTTCCGTGAAAGCATTGCCCACTCAGGTTGGGTAGGAATTTTGATTTTTATCCTGATTCAAATTACGCAAGTGGTTTACCCGATTATTCCTGGTGGCCTAACGTGTGTGATTGGACATATTGTATTTGGGCCGTTCTACGGATGGGTGTATAATTTTGTGGGAATCATGATTGGTTCTTGTATCAACTTCTGGTTAGCTCGTCGCTACGGTGAGACGTTGGCGAAGGCGTTCGTGGATGATGATACGTACAATAAATACATCGGTTATTTGGACAAAGGAAAGCATTTCGAGCGCTTCTTCTTTGGTGCGCTGGTTCTTCCTGGATTCCCAGATGATTTCCTATGTATGGTGGCAGGCCTCAGTCATATGACCTTTAAGAAATTCGTGGCCATTTGTTTAATCGCAAAACCAGTGACATTATACGTTTATACAGTAATTGCAGCAGAAGGAGTAGAAGCCTTCTTCAGATTCATTAATTAA
- a CDS encoding acyl-CoA thioesterase, with protein sequence MSTKTCSQTRAIQARRIFPFDVNMHNTLFGGNLTRIIDDCASITVSRHCRRLAVTASVDAMNYLKPLPLGHSVCVETYISGTGKKSMEVFCKVVGEDVLNGERYLAATSFWTFVALPREGETDFMVDAIVPETDEEKFICSGYEERRKARLEQLGRQEALMDHITVVKPWNLENHES encoded by the coding sequence ATGAGTACAAAAACATGTAGCCAAACTCGTGCGATTCAAGCACGTAGAATTTTCCCATTCGATGTGAATATGCATAATACTTTATTCGGAGGGAATCTAACACGAATTATTGATGACTGTGCATCGATTACGGTCTCTCGTCATTGCCGTCGTCTTGCGGTAACAGCATCGGTGGACGCGATGAACTATTTAAAACCACTTCCATTAGGGCATTCTGTCTGCGTAGAAACGTATATCTCAGGAACAGGGAAGAAGAGTATGGAAGTTTTCTGTAAAGTGGTCGGAGAAGATGTGTTAAACGGCGAACGCTATTTAGCGGCGACAAGCTTTTGGACATTTGTGGCACTTCCTCGTGAAGGAGAAACAGATTTTATGGTAGATGCTATCGTTCCAGAAACAGATGAAGAGAAGTTCATCTGCAGTGGCTACGAAGAACGTCGTAAGGCACGTCTAGAGCAACTAGGACGCCAAGAAGCATTAATGGATCATATTACCGTTGTAAAACCGTGGAACCTAGAGAATCACGAATCTTAA
- a CDS encoding putative metal homeostasis protein, which produces MKQDLATAYRQMKSPNIKTRKRALKLIHEAKRAKKK; this is translated from the coding sequence ATGAAACAAGATTTAGCAACAGCATATCGACAAATGAAGAGCCCAAATATCAAAACAAGAAAGAGAGCATTGAAACTGATTCACGAAGCCAAACGCGCAAAGAAAAAATAA